A part of Olleya sp. Bg11-27 genomic DNA contains:
- a CDS encoding ATP-binding protein, protein MKNYFSSTYKKMIVIMAASGSLFLIICFVSFFILKNQNKTYLAILTCSFVALLVIFVFFLRKMIAEPLSLIIKILEKNDESAIAKLKEASLEFSRIGDLFLNSNQQKEELQKAKEKAEESEVLKASFLTNLSHEIRTPMNAILGFSDILSTQELSEAEKKEYITVITRSGENLVLIIDDLIEMSKIDTNQIKPNYSAFNLQEVLNEVKQTIEISIPKDKSLKLFLDQPKHPVVFQLISDETKFKQIVVNLVNNAVKYTEKGAVNFGYNINPDSNMLEFYIQDTGIGMTKDDSKNIFNRFNRIQNDKTINLSGLGLGLAISKAYIDMLGGDIWLKSEENAGTTFYFTVPLKLNGLPITPKKEIELNPVDKIKPLNILIAEDNNINFMLINRVMTMRNYTVIRAKNGEEAVDICKKNDSIQLVIMDLKMPKMGGFEARKIIKEFKPYLPIIAHTAYSSAEINSEVYEAGFIDCLSKPLDKTKLFRIIDRIQHLTPDPKPTQPILD, encoded by the coding sequence ATGAAAAATTATTTTTCTTCTACATACAAGAAGATGATAGTTATAATGGCAGCTTCTGGCTCGTTATTTCTAATCATTTGTTTTGTTTCTTTTTTTATTTTAAAAAATCAAAACAAAACGTATTTAGCTATTTTAACATGTAGCTTTGTAGCACTGTTAGTCATTTTTGTTTTCTTCTTAAGAAAAATGATTGCCGAACCCTTAAGTTTAATTATTAAGATTCTAGAAAAAAATGACGAATCTGCTATCGCTAAATTAAAAGAGGCCTCATTAGAATTTTCGCGTATTGGTGACTTGTTTCTAAATAGTAATCAACAAAAAGAAGAATTACAAAAAGCTAAAGAAAAAGCTGAAGAAAGTGAAGTTTTAAAAGCTTCCTTTTTAACAAACCTATCGCACGAAATAAGAACGCCTATGAATGCAATTCTTGGGTTTTCTGACATTTTAAGTACTCAAGAACTATCTGAAGCCGAAAAAAAAGAATACATAACTGTTATTACCCGTAGTGGAGAGAATCTTGTATTGATTATTGATGATTTAATTGAAATGTCAAAAATTGATACCAATCAAATAAAACCTAATTATAGTGCTTTTAACTTACAAGAGGTTTTAAATGAGGTTAAACAAACTATTGAAATTAGCATTCCTAAAGACAAATCTTTAAAATTATTTTTAGACCAACCCAAACATCCTGTTGTTTTTCAATTAATAAGTGACGAAACAAAATTCAAGCAAATAGTTGTAAACCTAGTTAATAACGCCGTAAAATACACAGAAAAAGGAGCTGTCAATTTTGGATACAATATTAATCCTGATAGTAATATGTTAGAATTTTATATTCAGGATACAGGTATTGGAATGACCAAAGATGATTCTAAAAACATCTTTAATAGATTTAACCGTATTCAGAATGATAAAACGATCAATTTAAGTGGTCTTGGCTTAGGACTAGCTATTTCAAAAGCTTACATTGATATGCTAGGTGGAGACATTTGGTTAAAATCAGAAGAAAATGCTGGTACGACCTTTTACTTTACAGTCCCTTTAAAATTAAATGGACTACCTATTACACCTAAAAAAGAAATCGAATTAAATCCTGTTGATAAAATAAAGCCTTTAAATATTTTAATTGCTGAAGACAACAACATTAACTTTATGCTAATAAATCGCGTGATGACCATGCGAAATTACACGGTTATAAGAGCGAAAAACGGAGAAGAAGCAGTTGATATCTGCAAAAAAAATGATTCAATACAATTAGTTATTATGGATTTAAAAATGCCAAAAATGGGCGGTTTTGAAGCTAGAAAAATAATTAAAGAGTTTAAACCATATTTACCTATAATAGCGCACACAGCTTATTCTTCTGCAGAAATTAACAGCGAAGTTTATGAAGCAGGTTTTATTGATTGTCTTTCCAAACCTTTAGACAAAACAAAACTATTTAGGATTATCGATAGGATTCAACATCTTACTCCCGATCCAAAACCAACACAGCCTATTTTAGACT